The Zingiber officinale cultivar Zhangliang chromosome 9A, Zo_v1.1, whole genome shotgun sequence genome window below encodes:
- the LOC122021070 gene encoding 14 kDa proline-rich protein DC2.15-like, with product MAALTAGFAILLILNTLSFPFATAWCSSCPSPSPPKKPPTPPSPSNGGGKCPIDALKLGVCADVLGALLNVTLGKPPKEPCCPLLSGLLDLEAALCLCTALDLNLLGAHLNVPLDLSLLLNYCGKRVPKGFQCP from the coding sequence ATGGCTGCGCTCACCGCCGGCTTTGCCATCCTCCTCATCCTAAACACTCTGTCATTCCCCTTCGCCACCGCGTGGTGCAGCTCCTGCCCCTCACCGAGCCCCCCTAAGAAGCCGCCGACGCCGCCGAGCCCCAGCAACGGAGGCGGCAAGTGCCCCATCGACGCCCTCAAGCTGGGAGTGTGCGCCGACGTCCTGGGTGCCCTCCTCAACGTCACGCTGGGGAAGCCGCCCAAGGAACCCTGCTGCCCCCTCCTCTCCGGCCTCCTCGACCTCGAAGCCGCCCTCTGCCTCTGCACTGCTCTCGATCTTAATCTTCTAGGGGCGCATCTCAACGTTCCCCTCGACCTCAGCCTACTACTCAACTACTGCGGCAAGAGAGTCCCCAAAGGCTTTCAGTGCCCTTGA